GACGATGATCAACGTGAAGTCCGGGGCGCGCACCCGCATCTCGACGTTCTTCGCCGGTGTCTTCCTCTTCCTGCTGGTCGTCGTGTTCGGCGACTTCGTGGCCACGATCCCGATGGCGGCGCTCGTCGCAGTGATGATCATGATCGCGATCGGAGCGTTCGACTGGCACAGCATCCGTCCGTCGACTCTGAAGCGGATGCCGAAGAGCGAGACCTTCGTCATGCTCGTGACCGTGCTGGCAGTCGTCATCACGCACAACCTCGCCATCGGTGTGGTGGCAGGGGTGATCGTGGCATCCGTCCTGTTCGTCAGGCGCGTCGCGCACTTCGTCACCGTCACCCGCACCGTGTCGGACGACACCGCGCACTACGTCGTCGACGGCGAACTGTTCTTCGCCAGCAGCAACGACCTCACGACGCAGTTCGAGTACGCGGCAGATCCTGAACGAATCGTGATCGACATGTCGCGCTCGCACGTCTGGGATGCGTCGACCGTCGCCGCGTTGGACGCGATCGAGACCAAATACGCACAGCACGGCAAGACCGTGCAACTGCTCGGGCTGAACGACGCCAGCGGATCGTTCCACGGCAGGCTGACCGGGAGGCTCGGCGGCGAGGGCTGAGCGTCAGTCGTCGGAGTCTTCCAGATCCTGCAGTCGCTGCGGGCCCGAGCCCTGGCTTCCGAGGGCGTCGTCGGGGTTGAGCAGGCCGCACGCCTTCATCGACAGGCAGCCGCAGCCGATGCATCCCGTCAGCTCTCGTTCCAGACGCTCGATCCCCTCGCGTCGTCGCTCCAGGTCGCGCTTCCATCGTCGTGATGCACGCTGCCAGTCCTCGTGGCTCGGCGTCTCTGTGAGGGGGACGTCGGCGAACGCCTCCTGCACGTCGGCGAGCGGGATGCCGAGTCTCTTGGAGACCGTGATCAGAGAGACGCGCCTGAGCATGTGGCGAGGGTATCGACGCTGATTGCCTGGTGTGCGCGTCGATGCGATGAGGTTGAGCTTCTCGTAGAAGTGCAGGGCGGAGACAGCCACGCCGGTGCGCCTGCTCATCTCGCCGATGCTGAGCAGCTCATCCGGGGCGTGCGACGGTGACGTCTCGCCCGATTCGACCATGCGACCCTCCTCGATTTGACCTCAAGTGTACTTGAGGTTTTAGCGTAGAGAGCATGACCCGGAAGAACATGCCCCTATGACGTATGTGATCGCGCTGCCCTGCGTCGATGTCAAAGATCGAGCGTGCATCGACGAATGCCCTGTCGACTGCATCTACGAGGGGGAGCGTTCGCTCTACATCCATCCGGACGAATGCGTGGATTGCGGTGCGTGCGAGCCGGTGTGCCCTGTCGAGGCGATCTACTACGAGGACGATCTGCCCGAGGAATGGGCCGACTACTACAAGGCGAATGTCGAGTTCTTCGACGACATCGGCTCCCCAGGCGGCGCCGCGAAGCTCGGGGTGATCGCGCACGATCATCCGCTGGTCGACGCCCTGCCTCCACAGGGAGGAACCGAATGACAACCGCACCTCGCGTGGCCATCGTCGGCGCCGGTCCAGCCGGAATCTATGCGGCAGACATCCTCCTCTCCCGCGTTCCAGATGCCCGCATCGACCTGCTGGAGAAGCTCCCCGCCCCCTACGGCCTGGTGCGATACGGAGTCGCCCCCGATCATCCACGCATCCGCAAGATCATCGATGCGCTGCACGATGTGCTGCAGCACCCATCGATCCGGCTGCGCGCGAACGTCGAGGTCGGCGTCGACATCACGCTCGATGAGCTGCGCGCTGCCTATGACGGCGTGATCCTCGCCACGGGCGCCGACCGTGACGTGGCACTCGAGCTGCCTGGTGCTGATCTGCCAGGATCCTTCGGCGCCGCGGACTTCGTCGCCTGGTACGACGCGCATCCAGACGTGCCGCGCACCTGGCCGCTCGCGGCCGAGACCGTCGCTGTGCTCGGTGCCGGCAACGTGGCGCTGGACGTCACCCGCATCCTCGCCAAACATGGGAAGGACCTCGATCGCACCGACACCCCGGACGATGTGCTCGAGGCACTGGCGGCGAACCCGCTCCGTGACATCCATCTCTTCGTCCGCCGTGGGCCGGCAGACGTCCGATTCTCGGCGCTCGAGCTGCGTGAGCTCGGCGAGCAGCGCGACGTCGACGTCATCGTCGACCCGGCCGAACTGGAACTGGATGCGCACGGCGAGCGGATGCTGGAGCAGTTCTCGCAGCGTCGCATCATCCTGCGGACGCTGCGCGCCTGGGCCGAACGTCCGTCGTCCTCACTGACCGCGTCGCGCCGCATCCACCTGCACTTTCGCCAGCGGCCGGTACGGATCGTGGGTGCGCAGGATGTCACCGGCATCGAGATGGAGCGCACGGCATCCGACCCGCTTGGCCGCATGGTGGGTGCCGGCGACCTCGTTCGACACGACGTCGGCGCTGTCTATCGGGCGATCGGCTACCGGTCATCGC
The DNA window shown above is from Microbacterium murale and carries:
- the soxR gene encoding redox-sensitive transcriptional activator SoxR: MVESGETSPSHAPDELLSIGEMSRRTGVAVSALHFYEKLNLIASTRTPGNQRRYPRHMLRRVSLITVSKRLGIPLADVQEAFADVPLTETPSHEDWQRASRRWKRDLERRREGIERLERELTGCIGCGCLSMKACGLLNPDDALGSQGSGPQRLQDLEDSDD
- the fdxA gene encoding ferredoxin, whose protein sequence is MTYVIALPCVDVKDRACIDECPVDCIYEGERSLYIHPDECVDCGACEPVCPVEAIYYEDDLPEEWADYYKANVEFFDDIGSPGGAAKLGVIAHDHPLVDALPPQGGTE
- a CDS encoding flavin reductase, translated to MTTAPRVAIVGAGPAGIYAADILLSRVPDARIDLLEKLPAPYGLVRYGVAPDHPRIRKIIDALHDVLQHPSIRLRANVEVGVDITLDELRAAYDGVILATGADRDVALELPGADLPGSFGAADFVAWYDAHPDVPRTWPLAAETVAVLGAGNVALDVTRILAKHGKDLDRTDTPDDVLEALAANPLRDIHLFVRRGPADVRFSALELRELGEQRDVDVIVDPAELELDAHGERMLEQFSQRRIILRTLRAWAERPSSSLTASRRIHLHFRQRPVRIVGAQDVTGIEMERTASDPLGRMVGAGDLVRHDVGAVYRAIGYRSSPVPGAPFDEDSGVVPHREGRVVDAEGVPIPRLYATGWIKRGPIGLIGSTKSDAAQTVQHLVDDLAASGRIGDERDPLVHLTHAVDWTGWLRIDAAERSAGAQRGRERTKLVDRGEMTATATPTPSAVGDRLKAAFRTHPAGIAVITAATPTGPVGLTASSVASVAVDPAAIMFSVTRATGSAGALLDADTFVVHLIDDDHADLAQAFATSGADRFTSEQGWITLGSGEPHLPSARAALRCRALHTIPVGSSTVVIAEVLDVVAGPSGRPLVYLDRRFHSLPTLSERN